From Streptomyces asiaticus, one genomic window encodes:
- a CDS encoding TIM-barrel domain-containing protein: MLLAAALALALIPSVTEPLTTPARADTSAQPKVTRSADALTVSAPATEKTPGYIIDIATGELAITTERAGEAVLSTAGGETGGLRFRSGGQWQHATEVTDWAWKDGVLALTADTTLDGATVKARLTPTSDRYQLDWDVEGGSPDRLGLAYDLSSAGHWYGHGEAETPQGGPGVDQPWPLDTGEVEHGTFGPASYNMIDPFWYTSTATGLRVDTGDVMDVALNKGKDGLGAFTVESPDTYKATVFVESTPLEVYRDYIGIVGKPAKSDATYEQYAKPLWNSWAQFYTKVDQEKLLDYATDLHDNGLDGHTIQLDDKWESNYGNLTWDPTTFPDPKGMSKKIHDMGFDFGLWVTLWINLDSDNYQHAVDNGYLLMDAKDTSKPCEVTWWNGQAGIIDLANPDARAWYEGNLKKLMSDYDIDGLKFDTRFFDEKCAPREGHQATDYQKLGTQLADEFDLQGAGIRVHWNETAHEAGFVTRQVDKGTGWDSLRASATQNLAICTIGYPFVESDMIGGSGGQPAPSKNVLVRWAQSASLMPLMYASTSPVDTNDTTTGQKVDYDQETVDLYRQAIETHKKLAPYIWDQVQSTLKTGDPIMRPLFFDFPKDKESYTVTDEWMLGPAVLAAPKLSTGATRTVHLPPGTWYDVNHGTVIHGPKNLKGYAAPLGVTPAFVDLKAKGAAKAIKALKRHDVPAASVLISPDAPSTGSGTPFEVTTEATNWSTRAIRNVQAALDLPDGWTATATGPTTAKSLKAGGTLTTTWTVTPAADARWGGHDLTGTVTYDRAQKVSDTVRAEVKAAPGSVTAPYLTTATTDDARYAQGGDQFAIWAGGQDLSGWKDEKGVIYLDDAAGEKATVQAQLVSQDSTSPFGKAGIALANDLTAPGKGGYAVLVMTEQYGLEFMTDSDGNGALDTWAGGGSTYHPAYLKLTRDGTAYTAYASKDSETWSRVGTADVPSAAGTGDAGMVASAANVSYPGENIEAVFGGFSITS; the protein is encoded by the coding sequence ATGCTTCTGGCCGCCGCGCTGGCCCTGGCGCTCATACCGTCCGTGACCGAACCCCTCACCACACCGGCCCGGGCAGACACCTCCGCCCAGCCGAAGGTGACCCGCAGCGCGGATGCCCTCACCGTGTCCGCGCCGGCCACCGAGAAGACCCCCGGCTACATCATCGACATCGCCACCGGCGAACTCGCCATCACCACCGAGCGCGCCGGAGAGGCCGTGCTCAGCACAGCGGGCGGCGAGACGGGGGGCCTGCGATTCCGCTCCGGCGGCCAATGGCAGCACGCGACCGAGGTCACCGACTGGGCGTGGAAGGACGGCGTCCTCGCTCTCACCGCGGACACCACGCTCGACGGCGCCACCGTCAAAGCGCGGCTGACCCCCACATCCGACCGTTACCAGCTGGACTGGGATGTCGAGGGCGGCAGCCCCGACCGACTCGGCCTCGCCTACGACCTGTCATCGGCGGGCCACTGGTACGGCCACGGCGAGGCGGAGACCCCGCAGGGCGGCCCGGGTGTCGACCAACCCTGGCCGCTCGACACGGGCGAGGTCGAACACGGCACCTTCGGCCCGGCCTCGTACAACATGATCGACCCGTTCTGGTACACCTCCACCGCGACCGGCCTCCGGGTCGACACCGGGGATGTCATGGACGTGGCACTCAACAAGGGCAAGGACGGCCTCGGCGCCTTCACCGTCGAGTCGCCCGACACCTACAAGGCCACCGTGTTCGTCGAGTCGACCCCGCTCGAGGTCTACCGCGACTACATCGGCATCGTCGGCAAACCGGCCAAGAGCGATGCCACGTACGAGCAGTACGCCAAGCCGCTGTGGAATTCCTGGGCACAGTTCTACACCAAGGTCGACCAGGAGAAACTGCTCGACTATGCCACCGACCTCCACGACAACGGTCTTGACGGGCACACCATCCAGCTCGACGACAAGTGGGAGTCGAACTACGGCAATCTGACCTGGGACCCCACGACCTTCCCCGATCCCAAGGGCATGTCCAAGAAGATCCACGACATGGGGTTCGACTTCGGCCTCTGGGTCACCCTGTGGATCAACCTGGACTCGGACAACTACCAGCACGCGGTCGACAACGGCTACCTCCTCATGGACGCCAAGGACACCAGCAAGCCCTGCGAAGTGACCTGGTGGAACGGCCAAGCCGGAATCATCGACCTGGCGAACCCCGACGCCAGGGCCTGGTACGAGGGCAACCTCAAGAAGCTCATGAGCGACTACGACATCGACGGGCTGAAGTTCGACACCCGCTTCTTCGACGAGAAGTGCGCGCCACGCGAAGGCCACCAGGCCACCGACTACCAGAAGCTCGGCACACAGCTCGCCGACGAGTTCGACCTCCAGGGCGCGGGCATCCGGGTGCACTGGAACGAGACGGCCCACGAGGCCGGCTTCGTCACCCGCCAGGTCGACAAGGGCACCGGCTGGGACTCCCTGCGCGCCTCCGCCACCCAGAACCTGGCGATCTGCACCATCGGCTACCCGTTCGTCGAGTCCGACATGATCGGCGGCTCCGGCGGCCAGCCCGCACCGTCCAAGAACGTACTGGTGCGATGGGCGCAGTCCGCCTCGCTGATGCCGCTGATGTACGCCTCGACGTCACCAGTGGACACCAATGACACCACCACCGGACAGAAGGTGGACTACGACCAGGAGACGGTCGATCTCTACCGGCAGGCGATCGAGACGCACAAGAAGCTCGCCCCCTACATCTGGGACCAGGTCCAGTCCACCCTGAAGACCGGCGACCCCATCATGCGGCCCCTGTTCTTCGACTTCCCTAAGGACAAGGAGAGTTACACCGTCACCGACGAATGGATGCTCGGCCCGGCCGTACTCGCCGCACCCAAGCTGAGCACCGGCGCCACCCGCACCGTCCATCTGCCACCCGGCACCTGGTACGACGTCAACCACGGCACGGTGATCCACGGCCCCAAGAACCTCAAGGGGTACGCGGCGCCGCTCGGCGTCACCCCGGCCTTCGTCGACCTCAAGGCCAAAGGCGCCGCCAAGGCCATCAAGGCCCTGAAGCGCCACGACGTCCCGGCCGCCTCCGTCCTGATCAGCCCTGACGCCCCGTCCACCGGCTCCGGCACCCCCTTCGAGGTGACCACCGAGGCGACCAACTGGTCCACCCGGGCCATCAGAAACGTCCAAGCGGCGCTGGACCTCCCCGACGGCTGGACCGCCACGGCGACCGGCCCCACCACCGCGAAGTCCCTCAAGGCCGGGGGAACGCTCACCACCACCTGGACGGTGACCCCGGCCGCCGACGCGCGATGGGGCGGTCACGATCTCACCGGAACGGTGACGTACGACCGTGCCCAGAAGGTCTCCGACACCGTGCGGGCCGAGGTCAAGGCAGCCCCCGGCAGTGTGACGGCCCCGTATCTGACGACCGCCACCACCGATGACGCCCGATATGCCCAGGGCGGGGACCAATTCGCCATCTGGGCCGGCGGTCAGGACCTGTCCGGGTGGAAGGACGAGAAGGGCGTCATCTACCTCGACGACGCGGCCGGTGAGAAGGCCACGGTGCAGGCCCAGCTGGTCTCCCAGGACAGCACCTCGCCCTTCGGCAAGGCCGGGATCGCCCTCGCCAACGATCTGACCGCGCCCGGCAAGGGCGGTTACGCGGTGCTGGTCATGACCGAGCAGTACGGGCTGGAGTTCATGACCGACAGCGATGGCAACGGCGCGCTCGACACCTGGGCGGGCGGCGGCTCCACCTACCACCCGGCGTATCTGAAACTGACCCGGGACGGCACCGCCTACACCGCGTATGCCAGTAAGGACAGCGAGACCTGGTCGCGGGTCGGCACCGCCGACGTGCCCTCGGCCGCCGGCACCGGTGACGCCGGGATGGTCGCCAGCGCGGCCAACGTCAGCTACCCCGGCGAGAACATCGAGGCCGTCTTCGGCGGATTCTCCATCACCTCCTGA
- a CDS encoding DUF4091 domain-containing protein gives MARTSAAVAGFVAGVVVAASTTAIAVTGTNTVTDTGSKATTTWLTAKVADAMGTRDTITWVPTGSFATSAEERVPRYPMTAIQGKDTKELNLSAVRNEQVSAQLAIASGQDLDHVKAVVGDLTGPGGAKLSGDDTQVRFVKYVPVQRSKSEVDWSATIDQVSSGKEVSGDRNPDVVGDPLEERSSVDVPAYAAQPLWFTFHIPEKARPGTYRGTVKVDADGRTQARYPLTIAVADASAPDPDDYDFFLDVWAQPETIAQAHGVKLWSDKHWKLIGAYSRDLASRGQKVINTTIVDNPWHHQWSLGTRESQTATPYSSMVGWTWDGKTFSFDFARWDKYVRTARRAGLGPDIGAFSMLAFQDKEHLTYTDTRTGRTVYENVELGGDRWREAWGAFLPAFEKHLKAKGWLEDTWLSFDERPISTMTVVKDFVHEIAPAFDDRISVAGSISTEGVASNLSVDWGGIDAMTKEKAAERRAAGKTTTFYVYGSPAHPNTLSYSPAVESRMLPWISAQRNLDGFLRWSYNSWTRDPFDQPVHIFTQGDEYLVYPGKNRPMSSIRWEQLKEGIEDYELIAQLRKKEAGAADSDALTEALATATRNLDGRTKDVTDIETARAAVVKGLTS, from the coding sequence ATGGCACGTACGTCCGCAGCTGTCGCCGGCTTCGTCGCGGGTGTCGTGGTGGCCGCGAGCACCACCGCGATCGCCGTCACCGGTACGAACACCGTCACCGACACCGGTTCCAAGGCCACCACGACATGGCTGACCGCCAAGGTCGCCGACGCCATGGGTACCAGGGACACCATCACCTGGGTGCCCACCGGATCCTTCGCCACCTCCGCGGAGGAACGGGTCCCGCGCTACCCGATGACCGCCATCCAGGGCAAGGACACCAAGGAGCTGAACCTCTCCGCCGTACGCAACGAGCAGGTCTCGGCGCAGTTGGCGATCGCGTCCGGCCAGGATCTCGACCACGTCAAGGCCGTGGTCGGCGATCTCACCGGACCCGGCGGGGCGAAGCTGTCCGGAGACGACACCCAGGTCCGGTTCGTGAAGTACGTGCCCGTGCAGCGTTCCAAGAGCGAGGTCGACTGGTCCGCCACCATCGACCAGGTCAGCTCCGGCAAGGAGGTCTCCGGCGACCGTAACCCCGATGTGGTCGGCGACCCCCTCGAGGAGCGGTCCTCCGTGGACGTGCCCGCGTACGCGGCGCAGCCGCTGTGGTTCACCTTCCACATCCCCGAGAAGGCCAGGCCCGGCACCTACCGGGGCACGGTGAAGGTCGACGCCGACGGCCGGACCCAGGCCCGTTACCCGCTGACCATCGCGGTCGCGGACGCGAGCGCGCCCGACCCCGATGACTACGACTTCTTCCTCGACGTATGGGCACAGCCGGAGACCATCGCCCAGGCACACGGCGTGAAGCTCTGGTCCGACAAGCACTGGAAGCTGATCGGGGCCTACAGCCGCGACCTGGCTTCCCGCGGTCAGAAGGTCATCAACACGACCATCGTCGACAACCCCTGGCACCACCAGTGGTCGCTGGGCACCCGGGAGTCGCAGACGGCCACGCCGTACTCCAGCATGGTCGGCTGGACCTGGGACGGGAAAACGTTCTCCTTCGACTTCGCCCGCTGGGACAAGTACGTCCGGACCGCCAGACGCGCCGGGCTCGGGCCCGACATCGGCGCCTTCTCCATGCTGGCGTTCCAGGACAAGGAACACCTCACCTACACGGACACCCGTACCGGCAGGACCGTCTACGAGAACGTCGAGCTGGGCGGGGACCGCTGGCGGGAGGCGTGGGGGGCGTTTCTGCCCGCCTTCGAAAAACACCTGAAGGCGAAGGGCTGGCTGGAGGACACCTGGCTGTCCTTCGACGAGCGCCCGATCAGCACCATGACGGTCGTCAAGGACTTCGTCCACGAGATCGCGCCAGCCTTCGACGACCGTATCTCCGTCGCCGGGTCGATCAGCACGGAGGGCGTCGCGTCGAACCTGTCCGTCGACTGGGGCGGCATCGACGCGATGACGAAGGAGAAGGCGGCGGAACGGCGCGCGGCCGGAAAGACCACCACCTTCTACGTGTACGGCTCACCGGCTCATCCGAACACCCTGTCGTACTCTCCCGCCGTCGAGTCACGCATGCTGCCGTGGATCTCCGCCCAGCGGAATCTCGATGGGTTTCTCCGCTGGTCGTACAACAGCTGGACCCGCGACCCCTTCGATCAGCCGGTGCACATCTTCACCCAGGGCGACGAATACCTGGTCTACCCCGGCAAGAACCGGCCGATGTCCAGCATCCGCTGGGAGCAGTTGAAGGAGGGTATCGAAGACTATGAGCTCATCGCCCAGCTGAGGAAGAAGGAGGCCGGCGCCGCCGACAGCGACGCCCTGACCGAGGCCCTCGCCACGGCGACCCGGAACCTCGACGGCCGTACGAAGGACGTCACCGACATCGAGACCGCGCGGGCGGCCGTGGTGAAGGGGCTGACGTCATGA
- a CDS encoding beta-galactosidase, with amino-acid sequence MKGRWRSLLLAALLTVIPLTGPAAATPAQAKPRTQEHTVAYDQYSVKVDGEPLYIWGAEFHYFRLPSPDAWRDVLQKIKADGFNAVSLYFDWGYHSAKPGSYDFTGIRDVERLLDEAERAGLYVIARPGPYINAEVSGGGFPAWRKTRKGVNRTSETGYLDDAREWMSRINRIIARHQLTRGTGTVILYQVENEYQGGRHDADYMQTLIEWAKSDGIDVPTFVNDGGANKNWVSGKGAPAIYGFDAYPQGFDCSQPDAWKNLPDYSYVNDWKPESPLIIPEAQGGAFDPWGGTGYQDCAQLTGTDFTRVFSKMNIAAGVTGQSFYMTYGGTNWGWLADPNAVYTSYDYGAPINESRQLTDKYQEFKRLGYFVNSVRSLARTDRAEAPTPSDEALRVDRRVNPDDGTQFFTVRHADTRVKDKDETTLSLTGADGDYPRVPQQGTITVDGRDAKLLVAGYDLGDQRLVYSTSEIMTHARVGDRDVALLYGRKSEAGETVLRYAKRPKVTVLDGDVTTAWDAERGDLRLDYTHDGLARVLVNGLELLIADTAETARWWRQDTAAGPVLVRGPSLVRTAELDDGTLKLTGDSTDASKIEVIADATKVTWNGRETAVTSAPHPIELPELTTWKYKEEAPESAPGFDDSAWTTAARLSANNAELDGSLPVLAMDEYGYHHGDVWYRGRFTTTGKATAIALNANTGPTGQYAVWLNGSYLGSSGDGAHTFDIPAGTLAAEGDNVLSVLVENAGHNEEWGHDYSKEPRGLLGAEVIGGATTLTWKIQGGRGAENPVDTARGQYNNGGLYGERAGWSLPGYPDNGWSRTTLSGQTGKTGPGVRWYRTTAGLDLPRGQDDAIALDLAEPKGTSTDYRAQIFVNGWLIGRYLADTGPQTRFVIPKGILHEQGGNTIALAVWSTEKASGPGSATLVDLGASAGGIRVRTVDAPSYDARTYAMPASGARVTVSAEPFLKPGTATEVPVTLTVPKDAPTARNVKLALTVPDGWTATTDDTTRFDRVRPGDTVTAAYTVTPPGDPVHYAVLSATAELTQTGRPGTVTGRRAVQVPPPGLSADAYVSDLTLVKSVNGWGPVEKDASNGESAAGDGRPLAIGGTTYAKGLGVHANSQIRVYLGGGCTRFTATTGVDDEVGDNGSVSFQVIADGRSLFTGPVLYGSGGGAAIDVDVTGARWLDLLVDGDGDVSTDHADWADAKLTCGGGA; translated from the coding sequence ATGAAAGGGCGATGGCGCTCCCTGTTGCTCGCCGCGCTTCTGACCGTCATTCCCCTGACCGGTCCGGCCGCCGCGACTCCGGCTCAGGCGAAGCCGCGGACGCAGGAGCACACGGTCGCCTACGACCAGTACTCCGTGAAGGTCGACGGCGAGCCCCTGTACATCTGGGGCGCCGAGTTCCACTACTTCCGGCTGCCCAGCCCCGACGCATGGCGTGACGTACTCCAGAAGATCAAGGCGGACGGATTCAACGCGGTCTCGCTGTACTTCGACTGGGGTTACCACTCGGCCAAGCCGGGTTCGTACGACTTCACCGGCATCCGTGATGTGGAACGGCTGCTGGACGAGGCCGAGCGCGCGGGTCTGTATGTGATCGCCCGCCCCGGCCCGTACATCAACGCCGAGGTCTCCGGTGGCGGCTTCCCGGCCTGGCGGAAGACGCGAAAGGGCGTCAACCGCACCTCCGAGACCGGCTACCTCGACGACGCGCGCGAGTGGATGAGCCGGATCAACCGGATCATCGCCCGCCACCAGCTCACCCGAGGCACCGGCACGGTGATCCTCTACCAGGTCGAGAACGAGTACCAGGGCGGCCGCCACGACGCCGACTACATGCAGACGCTCATCGAATGGGCGAAGAGCGACGGCATCGACGTGCCCACCTTCGTCAACGACGGCGGCGCCAACAAGAACTGGGTGAGCGGCAAGGGAGCCCCCGCCATCTACGGCTTCGACGCCTACCCGCAGGGCTTCGACTGCTCGCAGCCCGACGCCTGGAAGAACCTGCCCGACTACTCCTATGTGAACGACTGGAAACCCGAGTCCCCGCTGATCATCCCGGAGGCGCAGGGCGGCGCCTTCGACCCCTGGGGCGGCACCGGGTACCAGGACTGCGCGCAGCTCACCGGCACCGACTTCACCCGGGTGTTCAGCAAGATGAACATCGCCGCGGGGGTGACCGGCCAGTCCTTCTACATGACGTACGGCGGCACCAACTGGGGCTGGCTCGCCGATCCGAACGCGGTGTACACGTCGTACGACTACGGGGCTCCGATCAACGAGTCCCGTCAGCTGACCGACAAATACCAGGAGTTCAAGCGCCTCGGGTACTTCGTCAACTCGGTCCGCTCGCTGGCGCGGACCGACAGGGCCGAGGCGCCCACTCCTTCCGATGAGGCGCTGCGCGTCGACCGGCGGGTCAACCCCGACGACGGCACCCAGTTCTTCACCGTCCGGCACGCCGACACCCGGGTGAAGGACAAGGATGAGACCACTCTGTCCCTGACCGGCGCGGACGGCGACTATCCGCGCGTGCCGCAGCAGGGCACGATCACGGTCGACGGCCGGGACGCCAAACTCCTCGTCGCGGGCTACGACCTGGGCGATCAGCGGCTCGTCTACTCCACCTCGGAGATCATGACGCACGCACGCGTCGGCGACCGTGACGTGGCGCTGCTGTACGGACGCAAGAGCGAGGCCGGTGAGACCGTCCTGCGGTACGCGAAGCGGCCGAAGGTCACCGTGCTCGACGGCGATGTCACCACCGCCTGGGATGCCGAACGTGGCGATCTGCGGCTGGACTACACCCACGACGGGCTGGCCCGAGTGCTGGTGAACGGCCTGGAACTGCTGATCGCCGACACCGCGGAGACCGCCCGCTGGTGGCGGCAGGACACCGCCGCGGGCCCGGTCCTCGTGCGTGGCCCGTCGCTCGTCCGTACGGCCGAACTGGACGACGGAACGCTGAAGCTCACCGGCGACTCCACCGATGCCTCGAAGATCGAGGTCATCGCGGACGCCACCAAGGTGACGTGGAACGGCCGCGAGACCGCCGTCACATCGGCGCCTCATCCCATCGAACTGCCCGAGCTGACGACGTGGAAGTACAAGGAGGAAGCGCCGGAGTCCGCCCCCGGCTTCGACGACTCCGCCTGGACCACCGCCGCCAGGCTCAGCGCCAACAACGCCGAACTGGACGGATCGCTGCCCGTCCTCGCGATGGACGAGTACGGCTACCACCACGGCGACGTCTGGTACCGCGGCCGGTTCACGACCACGGGGAAGGCGACCGCGATCGCGCTGAACGCCAACACCGGACCGACCGGCCAGTACGCGGTGTGGCTCAACGGCAGCTACCTCGGCAGCTCCGGCGACGGCGCGCACACCTTCGACATCCCGGCGGGGACGCTCGCGGCGGAAGGCGACAACGTCCTCTCCGTGCTCGTCGAGAACGCGGGCCACAACGAGGAATGGGGCCATGACTACTCCAAGGAACCGCGCGGTCTGCTCGGCGCCGAGGTGATCGGTGGGGCCACCACCCTCACCTGGAAGATCCAGGGCGGCCGGGGCGCCGAGAACCCGGTCGACACCGCACGGGGCCAGTACAACAACGGCGGGCTGTACGGGGAGCGGGCCGGCTGGTCGCTGCCGGGTTACCCCGACAACGGCTGGAGCCGCACCACCCTGTCCGGGCAGACCGGGAAGACCGGGCCCGGCGTGCGGTGGTACCGCACCACCGCCGGGCTCGACCTGCCGCGGGGCCAGGACGACGCGATCGCGTTGGATCTCGCCGAACCCAAGGGCACAAGCACCGACTACCGCGCCCAGATCTTCGTCAACGGCTGGCTGATCGGCCGCTACCTGGCCGACACCGGGCCCCAGACGCGCTTCGTCATCCCCAAGGGCATCCTGCACGAGCAGGGCGGCAACACCATCGCCCTGGCCGTCTGGTCCACCGAGAAGGCTTCTGGCCCCGGCTCCGCGACCCTCGTCGACCTCGGCGCGTCGGCGGGCGGGATCAGGGTCCGTACGGTGGACGCGCCCTCCTACGACGCCAGGACCTACGCCATGCCGGCGTCGGGCGCCCGGGTCACCGTCAGCGCCGAGCCGTTCCTTAAGCCCGGCACGGCCACCGAGGTCCCCGTCACGCTCACCGTGCCGAAGGACGCGCCGACCGCCCGGAACGTCAAACTGGCGCTGACCGTGCCGGACGGCTGGACCGCGACCACCGACGACACCACCCGCTTCGACCGGGTCCGGCCCGGCGACACGGTGACCGCGGCCTATACCGTCACCCCGCCCGGCGACCCGGTTCACTACGCCGTCCTGTCCGCGACCGCGGAGCTGACGCAGACTGGCCGTCCAGGCACCGTCACCGGCCGGCGGGCGGTGCAGGTGCCGCCGCCGGGGCTGTCCGCCGACGCCTACGTGAGCGACCTGACGCTGGTCAAGTCGGTCAACGGCTGGGGCCCGGTCGAGAAGGACGCCTCCAACGGCGAGTCCGCGGCGGGCGACGGGCGGCCGCTCGCGATCGGCGGCACCACATACGCCAAGGGCCTCGGCGTGCACGCGAACAGCCAGATCCGGGTCTACCTCGGCGGCGGCTGCACCCGGTTCACCGCCACCACGGGGGTGGACGACGAGGTCGGTGACAACGGCAGCGTCTCCTTCCAGGTGATCGCCGACGGCCGCTCCCTCTTCACCGGTCCGGTGCTCTACGGCTCCGGCGGCGGCGCCGCGATCGACGTGGACGTGACCGGTGCCCGCTGGCTGGACCTGCTGGTCGACGGGGACGGCGATGTCTCCACCGACCACGCCGACTGGGCCGACGCCAAGCTGACCTGCGGCGGCGGTGCCTGA
- a CDS encoding GDSL-type esterase/lipase family protein gives MLGVPGVFRGLGHRGFAAFAAGLAATLAALLMAAPAEAGQLAWTGTWATAQHASYDPGSSEVTVRIPVRVSAGGSSVRIRLANGFTDQPVTIGHATVGRRDSGSAVAHPYDLRFGGKREVTIAAGEQAVSDPLRLAVPARTDLVVSLYFPGRLTHVSQHWMGLQTVYWTPDGGGDHASDADGDAFTRTDSTFPFLTGVDVRGGDAKGAVVALGDSITDGASSTANANRRWPDYLAARLSACSSTAGVLNEGISGNRITAGTDGNPSALDRLERDVLSQPNARTVILFEGVNDLSWGGATGDQVIDGMRQIARRAHARGLRVIGATVVPYRGWGDWWTEDKEADRQRVNAFIRDSGGVFDGYADFDKAVRDPADPTRYAAAFDSGDHLHPNDTGMKAFADAVDLTTLGAARDCPSARVRLTPYRPTLQADGDGTEITSTVTNTGTTAVTRVSTRLDLPDGWSAEPAGSARIRSLAPGDSTAVTWTVAPAADAAWGTYQIGVRTSFHQDGRTRHDSDSVDATVTPVPSKVRPPYLTTATTTEEGRYAENGGQFAIWAGGQDLSGWKDEKAAVYLADAAPPSGTVTARVAGQSGSGPSAKAGIAVANDLTAPEAGGYAVLTMSAQFGLEFLTDSDGDGRLDTWSGGGSSYHPAWLKLVRDGTVYTAYASTDGTAWQQVGTATVPSASGTGDAGLVASAVNLNYPGQTTTAVFDSFSVTE, from the coding sequence GTGCTTGGCGTGCCTGGTGTGTTCAGAGGGCTCGGACACCGCGGATTCGCCGCCTTCGCCGCGGGCTTGGCGGCCACCCTGGCTGCGCTGCTCATGGCGGCGCCGGCCGAGGCCGGGCAGCTGGCCTGGACGGGTACGTGGGCCACCGCGCAGCACGCCTCGTACGACCCCGGCAGCTCGGAGGTCACCGTACGCATACCGGTGCGCGTCAGCGCCGGCGGGTCGAGCGTGCGGATCCGGCTGGCCAACGGATTCACCGACCAGCCGGTGACGATCGGTCACGCCACCGTGGGGCGGCGCGACAGCGGTTCCGCCGTGGCGCACCCGTACGACCTGCGGTTCGGCGGGAAGCGGGAGGTGACGATCGCGGCGGGCGAGCAGGCGGTCAGTGACCCGCTCCGGCTCGCCGTGCCCGCCCGTACCGACCTGGTGGTCAGCCTGTACTTCCCGGGCCGGCTCACTCATGTCAGCCAGCACTGGATGGGCCTCCAGACCGTCTACTGGACGCCCGACGGCGGTGGCGACCACGCCTCGGACGCCGACGGGGACGCCTTCACCCGGACCGACTCCACCTTCCCGTTCCTGACCGGCGTCGACGTTCGGGGCGGTGACGCGAAGGGCGCGGTGGTGGCGCTCGGCGACTCCATCACCGACGGGGCGTCGTCCACGGCGAACGCAAACCGGCGCTGGCCCGACTACCTGGCCGCCCGGCTTTCGGCCTGCTCGTCCACCGCCGGGGTGCTCAACGAGGGCATCAGCGGCAACCGGATCACCGCCGGGACCGACGGCAACCCGTCGGCGCTGGACCGGCTGGAGCGCGACGTGCTGTCCCAGCCGAACGCCCGGACGGTGATCCTGTTCGAGGGCGTGAACGACCTCAGCTGGGGTGGCGCCACCGGCGACCAGGTGATCGACGGTATGCGGCAGATCGCGCGGCGGGCCCACGCCCGCGGGCTCCGGGTGATCGGCGCGACCGTGGTCCCGTACCGGGGATGGGGCGACTGGTGGACCGAGGACAAGGAGGCCGACCGGCAGCGGGTCAACGCGTTCATCCGCGACTCCGGCGGCGTCTTCGACGGGTACGCCGACTTCGACAAGGCGGTACGGGATCCGGCCGACCCCACCCGCTACGCCGCCGCGTTCGACTCCGGTGACCATCTGCACCCCAACGACACCGGGATGAAGGCGTTCGCCGACGCCGTCGATCTCACTACCCTCGGGGCGGCCCGCGACTGCCCCTCGGCCCGTGTCCGGCTCACCCCGTACCGGCCGACCCTCCAAGCTGACGGCGACGGCACGGAGATCACGTCGACCGTCACCAACACCGGGACCACAGCAGTCACCCGGGTCAGCACTCGCCTCGATCTCCCCGACGGCTGGTCCGCCGAACCGGCCGGCAGCGCGCGGATACGCTCCCTCGCCCCGGGCGACAGCACCGCCGTCACCTGGACGGTGGCCCCCGCGGCCGACGCTGCCTGGGGCACCTACCAGATCGGCGTACGCACCTCCTTCCACCAGGACGGCCGGACACGGCACGACTCCGACAGCGTGGACGCCACGGTGACCCCCGTTCCGTCCAAGGTGCGGCCTCCGTATCTCACGACCGCCACCACGACCGAGGAGGGGCGATACGCCGAGAACGGCGGGCAGTTCGCCATCTGGGCGGGCGGCCAGGACCTGTCGGGCTGGAAGGACGAGAAGGCGGCGGTCTACCTCGCCGACGCCGCGCCGCCGTCCGGCACCGTGACCGCCCGGGTCGCCGGTCAGAGCGGCAGCGGCCCGTCCGCCAAGGCGGGGATCGCCGTCGCCAACGACCTCACCGCGCCGGAGGCGGGCGGCTACGCGGTGCTCACCATGTCCGCGCAGTTCGGCCTGGAGTTCCTGACTGACAGCGACGGCGACGGCAGGCTCGACACCTGGTCCGGCGGCGGCAGTTCGTACCACCCCGCCTGGCTGAAGCTCGTCCGCGACGGCACCGTCTACACCGCGTACGCCAGTACCGACGGCACCGCCTGGCAGCAGGTCGGCACCGCGACCGTGCCCTCGGCGAGCGGCACCGGCGACGCGGGCCTGGTCGCCAGCGCCGTCAACCTCAACTATCCCGGCCAGACCACCACAGCTGTCTTCGACTCCTTCTCCGTCACCGAGTGA